One part of the Musa acuminata AAA Group cultivar baxijiao chromosome BXJ1-5, Cavendish_Baxijiao_AAA, whole genome shotgun sequence genome encodes these proteins:
- the LOC103986148 gene encoding type I inositol polyphosphate 5-phosphatase 8 isoform X3 — MGREPTLIQKSYSWPKTVVRKWLNLKTSEICSERSTEKNGDVQRRKSCSDKDSSVLRRRDLPGGWLAEGRDNLEPPRVPSYSPTGSSPPIDNLRMVVGTWNVGGRPPHCGLNLRDWLMSTPSSPDIYVLGFQEIVPLNAGNVLGPEDKGPACKWLSLIRQVLNPPGIHGDASESDSPSAQKPRVSFSDLLSMELELEEPEDELASMNPSSSSGGESPDLYLGSITPHRGGYCLAASKQMVGIFLCVWVRASIMHRISALEISCVGRGIMGCMGNKGSISISMTLERTTFCFICTHLASGEKDGDEVRRNLDVAEIMKRTRFQQSHRIAGPAPYLPETILEHDKIIWLGDLNYRLASTNSDTHQLLQRNDWETLLQKDQLLIEQRAGRVFAGWDEGKIYFPPTYKYLANSDIYAVDQAKSREKRRTPAWCDRILWRGKGMKQMSYVRGESRFSDHRPVYSLFSVLMNDGLFDHGGVMTAEEHKAADVDSNSSSPLSSSSRGKVQAEELFLVATAPKPHGSRRVPNL, encoded by the exons ATGGGACGAGAGCCAACTCTGATACAAAAG TCTTATTCTTGGCCCAAGACTGTAGTCCGGAAATGGCTCAACTTGAAGACCTCAGAGATCTGTTCTGAACGCAGCA CAGAGAAGAACGGAGATGTACAGAGGAGGAAGAGCTGTTCGGACAAGGACAGCAGCGTGCTCAGGAGAAGGGACTTGCCAG GTGGATGGCTGGCGGAGGGCCGTGACAATCTCGAGCCTCCCCGCGTGCCGAGCTACTCGCCAACTGGCTCTTCTCCGCCCATCGACAACCTCCG GATGGTCGTAGGGACATGGAACGTGGGAGGGCGCCCGCCCCACTGTGGGCTCAACCTCAGGGATTGGCTTATGAGCACGCCTTCCTCCCCAGACATCTATGTCCTCGG GTTTCAGGAGATCGTCCCCTTGAACGCCGGGAATGTGTTGGGCCCCGAGGACAAAGGCCCCGCCTGCAAATGGCTCTCCCTCATTCGGCAGGTGCTGAATCCCCCCGGAATCCACGGCGACGCCTCGGAGTCCGACTCCCCGTCGGCTCAGAAGCCGCGGGTCAGCTTCTCGGATCTCTTGTCCATGGAGCTGGAGCTGGAGGAGCCCGAGGACGAGCTCGCGAGCATGAATCCCAGCTCCAGCAGCGGCGGCGAGTCGCCGGATCTCTACCTGGGATCGATCACGCCGCACCGCGGGGGTTACTGCCTCGCCGCGAGCAAGCAGATGGTGGGCATCTTCCTCTGCGTGTGGGTGCGAGCCAGCATCATGCACCGCATCAGCGCCCTCGAGATCTCCTGTGTCGGCAGAGGCATCATGGGCTGCATGGGGAACAAG GGATCGATCTCGATCAGCATGACTCTGGAGCGAACCACGTTCTGCTTCATTTGCACGCATTTGGCGTCAGGAGAGAAGGACGGCGACGAGGTCCGAAGGAACTTGGATGTCGCGGAGATCATGAAGAGAACTAGATTCCAGCAATCACATAGGATCGCAGGGCCAGCGCCATATCTACCGGAGACAATTCTGGAGCACGA CAAGATTATATGGCTCGGAGATCTCAATTACCGATTGGCTTCCACGAACAGCGACACCCATCAACTGTTGCAGAGGAATGACTGGGAAACCTTGTTGCAGAAGGACCAG CTTCTGATAGAACAGAGAGCCGGACGTGTGTTTGCCGGATGGGACGAAGGGAAGATATATTTTCCTCCGACATACAAATACCTTGCGAATTCTGACATTTACGCCGTCGATCAAGCAAAATCGAGAGAGAAAAGGCGCACCCCTGCTTG GTGCGATCGTATACTGTGGCGGGGGAAGGGGATGAAGCAAATGAGTTACGTGAGAGGGGAATCGCGGTTCTCCGACCACCGCCCGGTCTACTCCCTCTTCTCTGTACTGATGAACGACGGCCTGTTCGACCACGGCGGGGTGATGACGGCCGAAGAGCATAAAGCAGCCGACGTGGATTCAAATAGCAGCAGCCCCCTGTCGTCGTCATCGCGAGGGAAGGTGCAGGCCGAGGAGCTGTTCCTCGTAGCAACAGCACCGAAGCCACATGGAAGCCGACGGGTTCCGAACCTATAA
- the LOC135675193 gene encoding zinc finger protein ZAT11-like yields the protein MKRCGDGEEGDQMESVNVANVLVLLSRGSSGGEEIIDISSRASPVRVFACKTCNRQFPSFQALGGHRASHKKPRLAADRQGQVHAELAKPRVHECSVCGLEFAIGQALGGHMRRHRAAAPQALTGKKPEDKRTLWLDLNMPPSEGDGDYRKKIFGFELADTTPSMVLDCFH from the coding sequence ATGAAGAGatgtggagatggagaggaaggAGATCAGATGGAGAGCGTCAACGTGGCTAACGTTCTCGTGCTTCTCTCTCGTGGCAGCAGCGGCGGAGAGGAGATCATCGACATCTCGTCACGGGCATCTCCGGTCCGTGTTTTCGCTTGCAAGACCTGCAACCGCCAGTTCCCGTCCTTCCAAGCGCTCGGGGGCCACCGGGCGAGCCACAAGAAGCCGAGGCTCGCGGCGGATCGCCAGGGTCAGGTCCATGCGGAGCTCGCGAAGCCGAGGGTGCACGAGTGCTCCGTTTGCGGCCTCGAGTTCGCCATCGGCCAGGCCCTGGGCGGCCACATGAGGCGGCATAGAGCCGCCGCTCCGCAGGCCCTCACGGGGAAGAAGCCCGAGGACAAGAGGACCTTGTGGTTGGACCTGAACATGCCACCGTCGGAGGGAGACGGTGACTACCGGAAGAAGATTTTTGGGTTCGAGCTCGCGGACACAACTCCTTCTATGGTGTTGGACTGCTTTCATTGA
- the LOC103986148 gene encoding type I inositol polyphosphate 5-phosphatase 8 isoform X1: MGREPTLIQKSYSWPKTVVRKWLNLKTSEICSERSTEKNGDVQRRKSCSDKDSSVLRRRDLPVGGWLAEGRDNLEPPRVPSYSPTGSSPPIDNLRMVVGTWNVGGRPPHCGLNLRDWLMSTPSSPDIYVLGFQEIVPLNAGNVLGPEDKGPACKWLSLIRQVLNPPGIHGDASESDSPSAQKPRVSFSDLLSMELELEEPEDELASMNPSSSSGGESPDLYLGSITPHRGGYCLAASKQMVGIFLCVWVRASIMHRISALEISCVGRGIMGCMGNKGSISISMTLERTTFCFICTHLASGEKDGDEVRRNLDVAEIMKRTRFQQSHRIAGPAPYLPETILEHDKIIWLGDLNYRLASTNSDTHQLLQRNDWETLLQKDQLLIEQRAGRVFAGWDEGKIYFPPTYKYLANSDIYAVDQAKSREKRRTPAWCDRILWRGKGMKQMSYVRGESRFSDHRPVYSLFSVLMNDGLFDHGGVMTAEEHKAADVDSNSSSPLSSSSRGKVQAEELFLVATAPKPHGSRRVPNL; encoded by the exons ATGGGACGAGAGCCAACTCTGATACAAAAG TCTTATTCTTGGCCCAAGACTGTAGTCCGGAAATGGCTCAACTTGAAGACCTCAGAGATCTGTTCTGAACGCAGCA CAGAGAAGAACGGAGATGTACAGAGGAGGAAGAGCTGTTCGGACAAGGACAGCAGCGTGCTCAGGAGAAGGGACTTGCCAG TAGGTGGATGGCTGGCGGAGGGCCGTGACAATCTCGAGCCTCCCCGCGTGCCGAGCTACTCGCCAACTGGCTCTTCTCCGCCCATCGACAACCTCCG GATGGTCGTAGGGACATGGAACGTGGGAGGGCGCCCGCCCCACTGTGGGCTCAACCTCAGGGATTGGCTTATGAGCACGCCTTCCTCCCCAGACATCTATGTCCTCGG GTTTCAGGAGATCGTCCCCTTGAACGCCGGGAATGTGTTGGGCCCCGAGGACAAAGGCCCCGCCTGCAAATGGCTCTCCCTCATTCGGCAGGTGCTGAATCCCCCCGGAATCCACGGCGACGCCTCGGAGTCCGACTCCCCGTCGGCTCAGAAGCCGCGGGTCAGCTTCTCGGATCTCTTGTCCATGGAGCTGGAGCTGGAGGAGCCCGAGGACGAGCTCGCGAGCATGAATCCCAGCTCCAGCAGCGGCGGCGAGTCGCCGGATCTCTACCTGGGATCGATCACGCCGCACCGCGGGGGTTACTGCCTCGCCGCGAGCAAGCAGATGGTGGGCATCTTCCTCTGCGTGTGGGTGCGAGCCAGCATCATGCACCGCATCAGCGCCCTCGAGATCTCCTGTGTCGGCAGAGGCATCATGGGCTGCATGGGGAACAAG GGATCGATCTCGATCAGCATGACTCTGGAGCGAACCACGTTCTGCTTCATTTGCACGCATTTGGCGTCAGGAGAGAAGGACGGCGACGAGGTCCGAAGGAACTTGGATGTCGCGGAGATCATGAAGAGAACTAGATTCCAGCAATCACATAGGATCGCAGGGCCAGCGCCATATCTACCGGAGACAATTCTGGAGCACGA CAAGATTATATGGCTCGGAGATCTCAATTACCGATTGGCTTCCACGAACAGCGACACCCATCAACTGTTGCAGAGGAATGACTGGGAAACCTTGTTGCAGAAGGACCAG CTTCTGATAGAACAGAGAGCCGGACGTGTGTTTGCCGGATGGGACGAAGGGAAGATATATTTTCCTCCGACATACAAATACCTTGCGAATTCTGACATTTACGCCGTCGATCAAGCAAAATCGAGAGAGAAAAGGCGCACCCCTGCTTG GTGCGATCGTATACTGTGGCGGGGGAAGGGGATGAAGCAAATGAGTTACGTGAGAGGGGAATCGCGGTTCTCCGACCACCGCCCGGTCTACTCCCTCTTCTCTGTACTGATGAACGACGGCCTGTTCGACCACGGCGGGGTGATGACGGCCGAAGAGCATAAAGCAGCCGACGTGGATTCAAATAGCAGCAGCCCCCTGTCGTCGTCATCGCGAGGGAAGGTGCAGGCCGAGGAGCTGTTCCTCGTAGCAACAGCACCGAAGCCACATGGAAGCCGACGGGTTCCGAACCTATAA
- the LOC103986148 gene encoding type I inositol polyphosphate 5-phosphatase 8 isoform X2: protein MGREPTLIQKSYSWPKTVVRKWLNLKTSEICSERSKKNGDVQRRKSCSDKDSSVLRRRDLPVGGWLAEGRDNLEPPRVPSYSPTGSSPPIDNLRMVVGTWNVGGRPPHCGLNLRDWLMSTPSSPDIYVLGFQEIVPLNAGNVLGPEDKGPACKWLSLIRQVLNPPGIHGDASESDSPSAQKPRVSFSDLLSMELELEEPEDELASMNPSSSSGGESPDLYLGSITPHRGGYCLAASKQMVGIFLCVWVRASIMHRISALEISCVGRGIMGCMGNKGSISISMTLERTTFCFICTHLASGEKDGDEVRRNLDVAEIMKRTRFQQSHRIAGPAPYLPETILEHDKIIWLGDLNYRLASTNSDTHQLLQRNDWETLLQKDQLLIEQRAGRVFAGWDEGKIYFPPTYKYLANSDIYAVDQAKSREKRRTPAWCDRILWRGKGMKQMSYVRGESRFSDHRPVYSLFSVLMNDGLFDHGGVMTAEEHKAADVDSNSSSPLSSSSRGKVQAEELFLVATAPKPHGSRRVPNL from the exons ATGGGACGAGAGCCAACTCTGATACAAAAG TCTTATTCTTGGCCCAAGACTGTAGTCCGGAAATGGCTCAACTTGAAGACCTCAGAGATCTGTTCTGAACGCAGCA AGAAGAACGGAGATGTACAGAGGAGGAAGAGCTGTTCGGACAAGGACAGCAGCGTGCTCAGGAGAAGGGACTTGCCAG TAGGTGGATGGCTGGCGGAGGGCCGTGACAATCTCGAGCCTCCCCGCGTGCCGAGCTACTCGCCAACTGGCTCTTCTCCGCCCATCGACAACCTCCG GATGGTCGTAGGGACATGGAACGTGGGAGGGCGCCCGCCCCACTGTGGGCTCAACCTCAGGGATTGGCTTATGAGCACGCCTTCCTCCCCAGACATCTATGTCCTCGG GTTTCAGGAGATCGTCCCCTTGAACGCCGGGAATGTGTTGGGCCCCGAGGACAAAGGCCCCGCCTGCAAATGGCTCTCCCTCATTCGGCAGGTGCTGAATCCCCCCGGAATCCACGGCGACGCCTCGGAGTCCGACTCCCCGTCGGCTCAGAAGCCGCGGGTCAGCTTCTCGGATCTCTTGTCCATGGAGCTGGAGCTGGAGGAGCCCGAGGACGAGCTCGCGAGCATGAATCCCAGCTCCAGCAGCGGCGGCGAGTCGCCGGATCTCTACCTGGGATCGATCACGCCGCACCGCGGGGGTTACTGCCTCGCCGCGAGCAAGCAGATGGTGGGCATCTTCCTCTGCGTGTGGGTGCGAGCCAGCATCATGCACCGCATCAGCGCCCTCGAGATCTCCTGTGTCGGCAGAGGCATCATGGGCTGCATGGGGAACAAG GGATCGATCTCGATCAGCATGACTCTGGAGCGAACCACGTTCTGCTTCATTTGCACGCATTTGGCGTCAGGAGAGAAGGACGGCGACGAGGTCCGAAGGAACTTGGATGTCGCGGAGATCATGAAGAGAACTAGATTCCAGCAATCACATAGGATCGCAGGGCCAGCGCCATATCTACCGGAGACAATTCTGGAGCACGA CAAGATTATATGGCTCGGAGATCTCAATTACCGATTGGCTTCCACGAACAGCGACACCCATCAACTGTTGCAGAGGAATGACTGGGAAACCTTGTTGCAGAAGGACCAG CTTCTGATAGAACAGAGAGCCGGACGTGTGTTTGCCGGATGGGACGAAGGGAAGATATATTTTCCTCCGACATACAAATACCTTGCGAATTCTGACATTTACGCCGTCGATCAAGCAAAATCGAGAGAGAAAAGGCGCACCCCTGCTTG GTGCGATCGTATACTGTGGCGGGGGAAGGGGATGAAGCAAATGAGTTACGTGAGAGGGGAATCGCGGTTCTCCGACCACCGCCCGGTCTACTCCCTCTTCTCTGTACTGATGAACGACGGCCTGTTCGACCACGGCGGGGTGATGACGGCCGAAGAGCATAAAGCAGCCGACGTGGATTCAAATAGCAGCAGCCCCCTGTCGTCGTCATCGCGAGGGAAGGTGCAGGCCGAGGAGCTGTTCCTCGTAGCAACAGCACCGAAGCCACATGGAAGCCGACGGGTTCCGAACCTATAA
- the LOC103986148 gene encoding type I inositol polyphosphate 5-phosphatase 8 isoform X5, translated as MSLGFLIPSAPTTRNESICIGISSKEKAEDLGFQEIVPLNAGNVLGPEDKGPACKWLSLIRQVLNPPGIHGDASESDSPSAQKPRVSFSDLLSMELELEEPEDELASMNPSSSSGGESPDLYLGSITPHRGGYCLAASKQMVGIFLCVWVRASIMHRISALEISCVGRGIMGCMGNKGSISISMTLERTTFCFICTHLASGEKDGDEVRRNLDVAEIMKRTRFQQSHRIAGPAPYLPETILEHDKIIWLGDLNYRLASTNSDTHQLLQRNDWETLLQKDQLLIEQRAGRVFAGWDEGKIYFPPTYKYLANSDIYAVDQAKSREKRRTPAWCDRILWRGKGMKQMSYVRGESRFSDHRPVYSLFSVLMNDGLFDHGGVMTAEEHKAADVDSNSSSPLSSSSRGKVQAEELFLVATAPKPHGSRRVPNL; from the exons ATGTCGCTTGGCTTCTTAATCCCATCGGCACCGACAACTCGTAATGAAAGCATTTGCATCGGTATCAGTTCGAAGGAGAAGGCTGAGGATTTGGG GTTTCAGGAGATCGTCCCCTTGAACGCCGGGAATGTGTTGGGCCCCGAGGACAAAGGCCCCGCCTGCAAATGGCTCTCCCTCATTCGGCAGGTGCTGAATCCCCCCGGAATCCACGGCGACGCCTCGGAGTCCGACTCCCCGTCGGCTCAGAAGCCGCGGGTCAGCTTCTCGGATCTCTTGTCCATGGAGCTGGAGCTGGAGGAGCCCGAGGACGAGCTCGCGAGCATGAATCCCAGCTCCAGCAGCGGCGGCGAGTCGCCGGATCTCTACCTGGGATCGATCACGCCGCACCGCGGGGGTTACTGCCTCGCCGCGAGCAAGCAGATGGTGGGCATCTTCCTCTGCGTGTGGGTGCGAGCCAGCATCATGCACCGCATCAGCGCCCTCGAGATCTCCTGTGTCGGCAGAGGCATCATGGGCTGCATGGGGAACAAG GGATCGATCTCGATCAGCATGACTCTGGAGCGAACCACGTTCTGCTTCATTTGCACGCATTTGGCGTCAGGAGAGAAGGACGGCGACGAGGTCCGAAGGAACTTGGATGTCGCGGAGATCATGAAGAGAACTAGATTCCAGCAATCACATAGGATCGCAGGGCCAGCGCCATATCTACCGGAGACAATTCTGGAGCACGA CAAGATTATATGGCTCGGAGATCTCAATTACCGATTGGCTTCCACGAACAGCGACACCCATCAACTGTTGCAGAGGAATGACTGGGAAACCTTGTTGCAGAAGGACCAG CTTCTGATAGAACAGAGAGCCGGACGTGTGTTTGCCGGATGGGACGAAGGGAAGATATATTTTCCTCCGACATACAAATACCTTGCGAATTCTGACATTTACGCCGTCGATCAAGCAAAATCGAGAGAGAAAAGGCGCACCCCTGCTTG GTGCGATCGTATACTGTGGCGGGGGAAGGGGATGAAGCAAATGAGTTACGTGAGAGGGGAATCGCGGTTCTCCGACCACCGCCCGGTCTACTCCCTCTTCTCTGTACTGATGAACGACGGCCTGTTCGACCACGGCGGGGTGATGACGGCCGAAGAGCATAAAGCAGCCGACGTGGATTCAAATAGCAGCAGCCCCCTGTCGTCGTCATCGCGAGGGAAGGTGCAGGCCGAGGAGCTGTTCCTCGTAGCAACAGCACCGAAGCCACATGGAAGCCGACGGGTTCCGAACCTATAA
- the LOC103986148 gene encoding type I inositol polyphosphate 5-phosphatase 8 isoform X4 codes for MGREPTLIQKSYSWPKTVVRKWLNLKTSEICSERSKKNGDVQRRKSCSDKDSSVLRRRDLPGGWLAEGRDNLEPPRVPSYSPTGSSPPIDNLRMVVGTWNVGGRPPHCGLNLRDWLMSTPSSPDIYVLGFQEIVPLNAGNVLGPEDKGPACKWLSLIRQVLNPPGIHGDASESDSPSAQKPRVSFSDLLSMELELEEPEDELASMNPSSSSGGESPDLYLGSITPHRGGYCLAASKQMVGIFLCVWVRASIMHRISALEISCVGRGIMGCMGNKGSISISMTLERTTFCFICTHLASGEKDGDEVRRNLDVAEIMKRTRFQQSHRIAGPAPYLPETILEHDKIIWLGDLNYRLASTNSDTHQLLQRNDWETLLQKDQLLIEQRAGRVFAGWDEGKIYFPPTYKYLANSDIYAVDQAKSREKRRTPAWCDRILWRGKGMKQMSYVRGESRFSDHRPVYSLFSVLMNDGLFDHGGVMTAEEHKAADVDSNSSSPLSSSSRGKVQAEELFLVATAPKPHGSRRVPNL; via the exons ATGGGACGAGAGCCAACTCTGATACAAAAG TCTTATTCTTGGCCCAAGACTGTAGTCCGGAAATGGCTCAACTTGAAGACCTCAGAGATCTGTTCTGAACGCAGCA AGAAGAACGGAGATGTACAGAGGAGGAAGAGCTGTTCGGACAAGGACAGCAGCGTGCTCAGGAGAAGGGACTTGCCAG GTGGATGGCTGGCGGAGGGCCGTGACAATCTCGAGCCTCCCCGCGTGCCGAGCTACTCGCCAACTGGCTCTTCTCCGCCCATCGACAACCTCCG GATGGTCGTAGGGACATGGAACGTGGGAGGGCGCCCGCCCCACTGTGGGCTCAACCTCAGGGATTGGCTTATGAGCACGCCTTCCTCCCCAGACATCTATGTCCTCGG GTTTCAGGAGATCGTCCCCTTGAACGCCGGGAATGTGTTGGGCCCCGAGGACAAAGGCCCCGCCTGCAAATGGCTCTCCCTCATTCGGCAGGTGCTGAATCCCCCCGGAATCCACGGCGACGCCTCGGAGTCCGACTCCCCGTCGGCTCAGAAGCCGCGGGTCAGCTTCTCGGATCTCTTGTCCATGGAGCTGGAGCTGGAGGAGCCCGAGGACGAGCTCGCGAGCATGAATCCCAGCTCCAGCAGCGGCGGCGAGTCGCCGGATCTCTACCTGGGATCGATCACGCCGCACCGCGGGGGTTACTGCCTCGCCGCGAGCAAGCAGATGGTGGGCATCTTCCTCTGCGTGTGGGTGCGAGCCAGCATCATGCACCGCATCAGCGCCCTCGAGATCTCCTGTGTCGGCAGAGGCATCATGGGCTGCATGGGGAACAAG GGATCGATCTCGATCAGCATGACTCTGGAGCGAACCACGTTCTGCTTCATTTGCACGCATTTGGCGTCAGGAGAGAAGGACGGCGACGAGGTCCGAAGGAACTTGGATGTCGCGGAGATCATGAAGAGAACTAGATTCCAGCAATCACATAGGATCGCAGGGCCAGCGCCATATCTACCGGAGACAATTCTGGAGCACGA CAAGATTATATGGCTCGGAGATCTCAATTACCGATTGGCTTCCACGAACAGCGACACCCATCAACTGTTGCAGAGGAATGACTGGGAAACCTTGTTGCAGAAGGACCAG CTTCTGATAGAACAGAGAGCCGGACGTGTGTTTGCCGGATGGGACGAAGGGAAGATATATTTTCCTCCGACATACAAATACCTTGCGAATTCTGACATTTACGCCGTCGATCAAGCAAAATCGAGAGAGAAAAGGCGCACCCCTGCTTG GTGCGATCGTATACTGTGGCGGGGGAAGGGGATGAAGCAAATGAGTTACGTGAGAGGGGAATCGCGGTTCTCCGACCACCGCCCGGTCTACTCCCTCTTCTCTGTACTGATGAACGACGGCCTGTTCGACCACGGCGGGGTGATGACGGCCGAAGAGCATAAAGCAGCCGACGTGGATTCAAATAGCAGCAGCCCCCTGTCGTCGTCATCGCGAGGGAAGGTGCAGGCCGAGGAGCTGTTCCTCGTAGCAACAGCACCGAAGCCACATGGAAGCCGACGGGTTCCGAACCTATAA